A genomic window from Klebsiella quasipneumoniae subsp. quasipneumoniae includes:
- a CDS encoding gamma carbonic anhydrase family protein has translation MSAHLRPYKTFFPQIGLRVMIDASSVVIGDVRIADDVSVWPLVAIRGDVNFVSIGQRSNIQDGSVLHVTHRSSYKPEGNPLIIGEDVTVGHKVMLHGCTIGNRVLVGMGSILLDGVVVGDDVMIGAGSLVPQNKQLESGFLYFGNPVKQIRPLTEAEREGLKYSANNYVKWKDEYLDQESQTQP, from the coding sequence ATGTCTGCTCACCTGCGTCCCTATAAAACATTTTTCCCGCAAATCGGTCTTCGCGTCATGATTGACGCATCCAGCGTCGTCATCGGTGATGTCAGAATTGCCGATGACGTCAGCGTCTGGCCTCTGGTCGCCATTCGCGGCGACGTCAATTTCGTGTCGATAGGTCAACGTAGCAATATTCAGGACGGCAGCGTTCTACACGTGACCCATAGATCCTCTTACAAGCCTGAGGGAAATCCACTGATCATTGGCGAGGATGTGACGGTTGGTCACAAAGTGATGCTGCACGGCTGCACTATCGGCAACCGCGTGCTGGTTGGTATGGGTTCGATCTTGTTAGATGGTGTCGTGGTTGGTGATGACGTCATGATTGGCGCGGGAAGTCTGGTGCCGCAGAATAAACAGCTTGAAAGCGGCTTCCTTTACTTTGGCAATCCGGTCAAACAGATCCGCCCCCTGACAGAGGCGGAGCGGGAAGGCCTAAAATATTCAGCAAATAACTATGTGAAATGGAAAGATGAATATCTGGATCAGGAGAGCCAGACCCAACCCTGA
- a CDS encoding membrane protein has translation MKKYLIVALLASLLAGCAHDSPCVPVYDSQGRLVHTNTCMKGTTEDNWDTAGAIAGGAAAVAGLTLGIVALTR, from the coding sequence ATGAAAAAGTATTTAATCGTGGCGCTGCTGGCCTCTCTGCTGGCAGGCTGTGCCCATGACTCTCCCTGCGTGCCGGTGTATGACTCGCAAGGCCGCTTAGTCCACACCAATACCTGTATGAAAGGCACAACAGAAGACAACTGGGACACCGCAGGCGCGATCGCCGGGGGCGCCGCCGCGGTAGCCGGCCTCACGTTAGGGATCGTCGCGCTGACCCGCTAA
- a CDS encoding efflux RND transporter permease subunit, with translation MSKFFIHRPVFAWVLAIIMMIAGGLAILQLPIAQYPTIAPPAVAISATYPGADAQTVQDTVTQVIEQNMNGIDNLMYMSSTSDSAGSVTITLTFKSGTDPDIAQVQVQNKLQLATPLLPQEVQQQGISVEKSSSSFLLVAGFISDNPVTTQDDISDYVASNVKDPISRLNGVGDVQLFGAQYAMRIWLDGNLLNKYNLTPVDVINALQVQNDQIAAGQLGGTPALKGQQLNASIIAQTRLKDPQEFGKVTLRVNADGSVVHLKDVARVELGGENYNVVARINGKPASGLGIKLATGANALDTATAIKAKLAELQPYFPQGMKVVYPYDTTPFVKISIHEVVKTLFEAIILVFLVMYLFLQNMRATLIPTIAVPVVLLGTFAVLSMFGYSINTLTMFGMVLAIGLLVDDAIVVVENVERVMVEEKLSPKEATEKSMSQIQGALVGIAMVLSAVFVPMAFFGGSTGAIYRQFSITIVSAMALSVLVALVLTPALCATLLKPASAEHHEKKGFFGWFNARFDQSVNHYTNSVSGILRGTGRYLVIYLLIVVGMAVLFMRLPTSFLPDEDQGVFLTMIQLPSGATQERTQKVLDTVTDYYLHNEKANVESVFTVNGFSFSGQGQNSGMAFVSLKPWEARSGDKNSVESIIKRATVAFSQIKDAMVFPFNMPAIIELGTATGFDFELIDQGGLGHTALTQARNQLLGMVKQHPDQLVRVRPNGLEDTPQFKLDVDQEKAQALGVSLSDINETISAALGGYYVNDFIDRGRVKKVYVQADAHFRMLPSDINNMYVRSANGEMVPFSAFVTSRWIYGSPRLERYNGLPSMEILGEASPGKSTGEAMALMEALASKLPSGIGYDWTGMSYQERLSGNQAPALYAISLIVVFLCLAALYESWSIPFSVMLVVPLGVIGALLAATLRGLNNDVYFQVGLLTTIGLSAKNAILIVEFAKDLMEKEGKGIIEATLEASRMRLRPILMTSLAFILGVMPLVISHGAGSGAQNAVGTGVMGGMLTATLLAIFFVPVFFVVVRRRFTRHAE, from the coding sequence ATGTCTAAGTTTTTTATCCATCGACCGGTCTTTGCCTGGGTGCTGGCCATCATCATGATGATTGCCGGCGGTCTGGCCATTCTCCAGCTGCCGATAGCGCAGTATCCGACGATTGCGCCCCCTGCGGTGGCGATCTCCGCCACCTATCCCGGTGCGGATGCTCAGACCGTGCAGGACACGGTCACTCAGGTTATTGAGCAGAACATGAACGGTATCGACAACCTGATGTATATGTCGTCGACCAGCGATTCCGCCGGCTCAGTAACCATCACGCTTACCTTTAAGTCCGGCACCGATCCGGATATCGCCCAGGTGCAGGTGCAAAACAAACTGCAGCTGGCCACCCCGCTGCTGCCTCAGGAAGTCCAGCAGCAGGGAATTAGCGTAGAGAAGTCCAGCAGCAGCTTCCTGCTGGTGGCCGGCTTTATCTCTGATAACCCGGTCACCACCCAGGATGATATTTCCGACTATGTCGCCTCTAATGTTAAAGATCCCATCAGCCGACTCAACGGTGTGGGCGATGTACAGCTGTTCGGCGCGCAGTACGCCATGCGCATCTGGCTGGATGGCAACCTGCTGAACAAATACAACCTGACGCCGGTGGACGTCATCAATGCGCTGCAGGTTCAGAACGATCAGATTGCCGCCGGCCAGCTGGGCGGTACGCCAGCGCTGAAAGGCCAGCAGTTGAACGCGTCGATCATTGCCCAGACGCGGCTTAAAGATCCGCAGGAGTTTGGCAAGGTCACGCTGCGGGTCAATGCCGATGGTTCTGTCGTCCATTTGAAAGATGTCGCCCGCGTTGAGCTGGGCGGAGAGAACTACAATGTCGTCGCCAGAATTAACGGCAAGCCCGCCTCTGGTCTGGGTATTAAGCTCGCGACCGGCGCCAACGCGCTGGATACTGCCACCGCGATTAAAGCGAAGCTGGCCGAACTGCAGCCTTACTTCCCCCAGGGAATGAAGGTGGTCTATCCGTACGATACGACCCCTTTCGTCAAAATCTCTATTCACGAAGTGGTCAAAACGCTCTTTGAAGCGATTATTCTCGTCTTCCTTGTCATGTATCTGTTCCTGCAGAACATGCGCGCTACGCTCATTCCGACCATTGCCGTGCCCGTCGTGCTGTTGGGTACCTTCGCGGTACTGTCGATGTTTGGCTACTCCATCAACACCCTGACGATGTTTGGTATGGTGCTGGCGATAGGTCTGCTGGTCGATGACGCCATTGTGGTGGTGGAAAACGTCGAACGTGTGATGGTTGAGGAGAAGCTCTCGCCAAAAGAAGCGACGGAAAAGTCGATGTCGCAGATCCAGGGGGCGCTGGTGGGTATCGCCATGGTGCTCTCTGCGGTTTTCGTGCCGATGGCCTTCTTCGGCGGTTCCACCGGCGCGATTTATCGCCAGTTTTCGATCACCATCGTTTCCGCCATGGCGCTCTCCGTGCTGGTTGCCCTGGTGCTGACACCAGCGCTCTGCGCCACGTTGTTGAAGCCAGCCTCAGCTGAACACCATGAGAAAAAAGGATTTTTCGGCTGGTTTAACGCCCGTTTTGACCAGAGCGTTAACCACTACACCAACAGCGTCAGCGGTATTTTGCGTGGAACCGGCCGTTACCTGGTGATCTATCTGCTGATCGTCGTGGGAATGGCCGTGCTGTTTATGCGTCTCCCGACATCCTTTCTACCCGATGAAGACCAGGGGGTCTTCCTGACCATGATCCAGCTGCCTTCCGGCGCTACACAGGAGCGGACACAGAAAGTGCTGGATACCGTGACCGACTACTATCTGCATAACGAGAAGGCTAACGTCGAAAGCGTCTTTACCGTTAACGGCTTCAGCTTCAGCGGCCAGGGACAAAACTCCGGCATGGCGTTTGTCAGCCTGAAACCATGGGAAGCGCGCAGCGGCGATAAAAACAGCGTGGAGTCCATCATCAAGCGAGCCACCGTGGCCTTCAGCCAGATCAAAGACGCCATGGTTTTCCCGTTCAACATGCCTGCCATTATTGAGCTGGGTACCGCCACCGGCTTCGACTTTGAGCTGATCGACCAGGGCGGGCTAGGTCATACTGCCCTGACGCAGGCGCGCAATCAACTGCTGGGCATGGTGAAACAGCATCCGGATCAGCTGGTACGGGTACGGCCTAATGGGCTGGAAGATACGCCGCAGTTCAAACTGGATGTCGACCAGGAAAAAGCGCAGGCGCTGGGCGTATCGCTCTCCGATATCAATGAAACGATATCCGCTGCGCTGGGCGGGTACTACGTCAATGACTTTATTGACCGTGGTCGCGTCAAGAAAGTGTACGTCCAGGCTGATGCCCATTTCCGTATGCTGCCGAGCGACATTAACAATATGTATGTTCGTAGCGCCAATGGCGAAATGGTTCCGTTCTCCGCCTTCGTCACTTCGCGCTGGATATATGGCTCGCCGCGTCTGGAACGCTACAACGGTTTACCCTCCATGGAGATCCTCGGTGAAGCCTCGCCGGGCAAGAGTACCGGGGAAGCCATGGCGCTGATGGAAGCGCTGGCCAGTAAACTGCCGAGCGGTATTGGTTACGACTGGACCGGGATGTCTTACCAGGAACGCCTTTCCGGCAACCAGGCTCCCGCGCTCTATGCCATCTCGCTGATTGTCGTCTTCCTGTGCCTGGCGGCGCTGTATGAGAGCTGGTCGATTCCGTTCTCAGTCATGCTAGTGGTTCCGCTGGGGGTGATCGGCGCGCTGTTAGCCGCCACGCTGCGTGGGCTGAATAACGACGTTTACTTCCAGGTAGGCCTTCTGACCACGATCGGTTTGTCGGCGAAGAACGCGATCCTGATCGTCGAATTCGCCAAGGATCTGATGGAGAAAGAAGGGAAAGGGATCATTGAAGCAACCCTGGAGGCATCGCGGATGCGCCTGCGACCCATTCTGATGACCTCTCTGGCTTTTATTCTCGGGGTCATGCCGCTGGTGATTAGCCATGGTGCCGGCAGCGGGGCGCAGAATGCGGTGGGTACCGGTGTCATGGGCGGGATGCTAACCGCGACACTGCTGGCGATCTTCTTTGTTCCGGTCTTCTTTGTGGTCGTCAGACGACGTTTTACCCGGCACGCTGAATAA
- a CDS encoding efflux RND transporter periplasmic adaptor subunit: MTTHARVTLLSGLIISALLLTGCDNSDNPQPHAQAPQVTVHVVNSAPLSVTTELPGRTSAFRVAEVRPQVSGIILKRNFVEGSDVEAGQSLYQIDPATYQAAWNSAKGDEAKAEAAAAIAHLTVKRYVPLLGTKYISQQEYDQAVATARQADADVIATKASVESARINLAYTKVTSPISGRIGKSSVTEGALVTNGQSDALATVQQLDPIYVDVTESSNDFMRLKQESLQRGGDTKSVELLMENGQAYPLKGSLQFSDVTVDESTGSITLRAIFPNPQHVLLPGMFVRARIDEGTDPQAILVPQQGVTRTPRGDASVMLVNDKNQVETRQVVASQAVGDKWLITSGLKPGDKVIVSGLQKVRPGVTVKAEVERAAPVAQ, from the coding sequence ATGACTACTCACGCCAGAGTGACACTTTTATCCGGTTTAATTATCTCGGCCTTATTGCTTACCGGCTGCGATAATTCGGACAATCCGCAACCCCATGCCCAGGCGCCGCAGGTGACGGTCCATGTCGTGAACAGCGCGCCGCTGTCGGTCACCACCGAACTGCCAGGCCGAACTTCAGCTTTTCGCGTGGCGGAAGTCCGCCCTCAGGTAAGCGGTATTATCCTGAAGCGTAACTTTGTTGAAGGAAGCGATGTCGAAGCAGGCCAGTCGCTCTATCAGATCGATCCGGCAACCTACCAGGCGGCGTGGAACAGCGCCAAGGGCGATGAAGCAAAAGCCGAAGCCGCAGCCGCCATCGCCCACTTGACGGTGAAACGCTACGTTCCGCTGCTGGGTACCAAGTATATCAGTCAACAGGAATACGATCAGGCGGTAGCCACCGCCCGCCAGGCCGATGCCGACGTCATCGCTACCAAAGCCTCCGTGGAAAGCGCCCGCATCAACCTGGCCTACACCAAAGTGACCTCTCCCATTAGCGGACGCATCGGTAAATCGAGCGTCACCGAGGGGGCATTGGTTACCAACGGTCAGTCGGATGCCCTGGCCACCGTCCAGCAGCTCGATCCGATCTACGTCGACGTGACGGAATCCAGCAATGACTTCATGCGCCTTAAGCAGGAAAGCCTGCAACGCGGCGGCGACACCAAAAGCGTTGAACTGCTGATGGAGAACGGTCAGGCCTATCCGCTTAAGGGTTCGCTGCAGTTCTCCGACGTCACTGTCGATGAAAGTACAGGTTCAATTACCCTGCGCGCTATCTTCCCTAACCCGCAGCATGTCCTGCTGCCGGGGATGTTCGTCCGCGCCCGCATCGATGAAGGCACCGATCCGCAGGCCATCCTGGTGCCGCAGCAGGGGGTGACTCGAACGCCGCGGGGCGATGCCTCCGTCATGCTGGTGAATGACAAAAATCAGGTTGAAACCCGTCAAGTGGTGGCTTCCCAGGCCGTGGGCGATAAGTGGCTTATCACCAGCGGGCTGAAGCCGGGCGACAAGGTGATTGTCAGCGGCTTACAGAAAGTCCGTCCCGGCGTCACCGTTAAAGCAGAAGTGGAGCGTGCGGCACCGGTCGCGCAATAA
- the envR gene encoding acrEF/envCD operon transcriptional regulator, with the protein MARKTKEEALRTRQLLIESAIQQFALRGVTNTTLTDIADAAGVTRGAVYWHFASKTELFNEMWQQQPPLRDLIQHSLATENEQEPLNALRERFITGLRYIAANPRQRALMQILYQRCEFSNDMLSENEIRQRIGFNYSLIGGMLQCCVRNNILPAETNIEVILIVLHSAFSGLIKNWLLDPQRFDLYQQAPALVDNIMAVVCAARVLETPVLRAVNQ; encoded by the coding sequence ATGGCAAGAAAAACGAAAGAAGAGGCGCTACGCACGCGGCAGCTCCTGATTGAGTCCGCGATCCAGCAGTTCGCTCTGCGGGGGGTGACCAACACGACCCTGACGGATATTGCTGATGCGGCGGGAGTGACCCGCGGCGCCGTCTACTGGCATTTTGCCAGTAAGACCGAGCTGTTTAATGAAATGTGGCAGCAGCAGCCACCGCTCAGGGATTTGATTCAGCATAGCCTCGCAACAGAGAATGAACAGGAGCCTTTAAATGCATTGCGCGAGCGGTTTATTACCGGGCTCCGCTATATTGCTGCGAATCCTCGCCAGCGCGCGCTGATGCAAATTCTTTATCAGCGCTGCGAGTTTTCCAATGATATGCTTTCGGAAAATGAAATTCGCCAGCGCATTGGCTTTAATTATTCGCTCATCGGCGGCATGCTGCAGTGCTGTGTGCGTAACAATATATTGCCAGCCGAAACAAATATTGAAGTGATATTAATTGTTTTACACAGCGCCTTTTCCGGACTAATTAAAAACTGGCTGCTCGATCCGCAACGCTTCGATCTTTATCAGCAGGCGCCTGCGCTGGTGGATAATATTATGGCGGTAGTCTGTGCTGCTCGTGTATTGGAGACGCCGGTACTGCGGGCGGTGAATCAGTAA
- the fis gene encoding DNA-binding transcriptional regulator Fis, whose protein sequence is MFEQRVNSDVLTVSTVNSQDQVTQKPLRDSVKQALKNYFAQLNGQDVNDLYELVLAEVEQPLLDMVMQYTRGNQTRAALMMGINRGTLRKKLKKYGMN, encoded by the coding sequence ATGTTCGAACAACGCGTAAATTCTGACGTACTGACCGTTTCTACCGTTAACTCTCAGGATCAGGTAACTCAAAAGCCCCTGCGTGACTCGGTTAAACAGGCACTGAAGAACTATTTTGCTCAACTGAACGGTCAGGATGTGAATGACCTGTATGAGCTGGTACTGGCTGAAGTTGAACAGCCCCTGTTGGACATGGTGATGCAATACACCCGTGGTAACCAGACCCGCGCTGCCCTGATGATGGGCATCAACCGCGGTACGCTGCGTAAAAAACTGAAAAAATACGGCATGAACTGA
- the dusB gene encoding tRNA dihydrouridine synthase DusB — protein sequence MRIGHHQLRNRLIAAPMAGITDRPFRTLCYEMGAGLTVSEMMSSNPQVWESDKSRLRMVHIDEPGIRTVQIAGSVPEEMAAAARINVESGAQIIDINMGCPAKKVNRKLAGSALLQYPDQVKSILTAVVNAVDVPVTLKIRTGWEPEHRNCVEIAQLAEECGIQALTIHGRTRACLFNGDAEYDSIRAVKQKVSIPIIANGDITDPLKARAVLDYTGADALMIGRAAQGRPWIFREIQHYLDTGELLPPLPLAEVKRLLCAHVRELHDFYGQAKGYRIARKHVSWYLQEHAPDDQFRRTFNAIEDASEQLEALEAYFENFA from the coding sequence ATGCGCATCGGACACCACCAGCTCAGAAATCGCCTGATCGCAGCGCCCATGGCTGGCATTACTGACAGACCATTCCGGACGCTGTGCTACGAGATGGGAGCGGGTTTAACCGTTTCCGAGATGATGTCCTCTAACCCACAGGTGTGGGAGAGCGACAAGTCCCGTTTACGGATGGTGCATATTGATGAGCCCGGTATTCGTACCGTGCAAATCGCCGGTAGCGTGCCGGAAGAGATGGCTGCCGCCGCGCGGATTAACGTGGAAAGCGGCGCCCAGATTATTGATATCAATATGGGATGCCCGGCGAAAAAGGTGAATCGCAAGCTTGCAGGTTCAGCCCTCTTGCAGTACCCCGACCAGGTGAAGTCGATCCTGACGGCGGTCGTGAATGCGGTGGACGTTCCTGTGACTCTCAAGATTCGCACCGGTTGGGAACCGGAACACCGTAACTGCGTAGAGATTGCCCAACTGGCCGAAGAGTGTGGCATTCAGGCTCTGACTATTCACGGACGCACCCGCGCCTGCTTGTTTAACGGAGACGCTGAGTACGACAGTATTCGGGCAGTTAAGCAGAAAGTTTCCATTCCGATTATCGCGAATGGCGACATTACTGACCCGCTTAAAGCCAGAGCTGTGCTCGACTATACAGGGGCTGATGCCCTGATGATAGGCCGTGCAGCTCAGGGAAGACCCTGGATCTTTCGGGAAATCCAGCATTATCTGGACACTGGAGAGCTGCTGCCCCCGCTGCCGCTGGCAGAGGTCAAGCGCTTGCTTTGTGCGCACGTTCGGGAATTGCATGACTTTTATGGTCAGGCAAAAGGGTACCGAATCGCGCGTAAACACGTCTCCTGGTATCTTCAGGAACATGCTCCAGATGACCAGTTTCGGCGCACATTCAACGCCATTGAGGATGCCAGCGAACAGCTGGAGGCGTTGGAGGCATACTTCGAAAATTTTGCGTAA